The following coding sequences are from one Gemmatimonadota bacterium window:
- a CDS encoding TetR/AcrR family transcriptional regulator C-terminal domain-containing protein, with amino-acid sequence MARKAAASGSRRKQSSGATPGIGRELTHDALMQAASAPDPELQRRSELLWEARSVPGRGPKPSITADDVVQAAIDIADADGLSAVTMQAVAQQLGVTAMALYRYFPSKDALIDALVAAGMGQPPAPNGPQVGWRAEVAAWAHAKREMLCSRPWLAELPFVAAPHGPNWMAWLEAVARPLSRTALTPADVGQMISVIDGYTRGAADTSISLARARARGISERQWGAAVGADLGRAIGDPRFPAFAAILTAPPEEHGRTMEESFDFGLQRVLDGIEKYVRQVTRQAERLSS; translated from the coding sequence ATGGCACGGAAGGCAGCGGCGAGCGGGAGCCGCCGGAAGCAGAGCAGCGGCGCGACGCCCGGCATCGGTCGGGAGCTGACGCACGACGCGTTGATGCAGGCCGCGAGCGCTCCCGACCCGGAGTTGCAGCGGCGCAGCGAGTTGCTGTGGGAGGCGCGCTCGGTCCCCGGCCGAGGGCCGAAGCCATCGATCACGGCCGACGACGTGGTGCAGGCCGCCATCGACATCGCCGACGCCGATGGGCTCAGCGCCGTGACGATGCAGGCGGTGGCGCAGCAGCTCGGCGTCACCGCGATGGCGCTGTACCGCTACTTCCCGAGCAAGGACGCGCTCATCGACGCGCTGGTCGCCGCGGGGATGGGACAGCCGCCGGCGCCGAACGGACCGCAGGTCGGGTGGCGCGCCGAGGTGGCGGCGTGGGCGCACGCCAAGCGGGAGATGCTCTGCAGTCGACCCTGGCTGGCGGAGCTGCCATTCGTCGCGGCGCCGCATGGCCCGAACTGGATGGCTTGGCTGGAAGCGGTCGCCCGGCCGCTGTCACGCACGGCGCTGACGCCGGCGGATGTCGGGCAGATGATCAGCGTGATCGACGGCTACACGCGCGGCGCGGCGGATACCTCGATCTCGCTGGCGCGCGCCCGGGCACGCGGCATCTCCGAGCGGCAGTGGGGGGCGGCAGTTGGTGCGGACCTGGGCCGTGCCATCGGCGACCCGCGCTTCCCGGCCTTCGCCGCGATCCTCACCGCGCCGCCCGAAGAGCACGGGCGGACCATGGAGGAGTCATTTGATTTCGGGTTGCAGCGGGTGCTCGATGGCATCGAGAAATACGTGAGGCAGGTGACGCGGCAGGCAGAACGGCTGTCATCCTGA